Genomic window (Fusarium oxysporum f. sp. lycopersici 4287 chromosome 11, whole genome shotgun sequence):
CTCACCATTTCCagattaatattaaagtGATCTTGGCTTTAAACAAAACACTAAAATTAAACTGTCAAAGACAAAACGAGACAAAGCGAGGGTGGATAAAGTGCAATAAACTGTCGGAAACAAGCATCGTCATCATTTAGATCCACCAATCAGCGAAGGATTCGGAAAACTTGGCACATCTCGATGCAACTGACGTCACCGGCTGCGGGAAATATGTATTATGACAGAGAAAACGCGGGATAACGCTGATGACCACGTATTAAGCGGTGTGCAACCCATTGAGACGGAAATGCCATCATTGTGCAACCTTGAAGACCCTGGATCGGGGTTGAGACATATATACGCCGATGATCTGCgacttttcttcttttgtcTCGGGTCGTTGGGCATCAAACTTACGCACTGATCTTATGTACTGGTAGAAAGGATTATCTTCTGAGACAAAGAACTTACGCAAAACAACATCGGCAAGATGAATTACGCCAATATGATTGAGGAGAAAAACCTCAAGGTAAACTATtcccccttcttcttctgacTTGCAGCTTATTAATGCGTGCCACTATACAGAAAACATTCATCATAGCTACACTATGCAGCACCCTCGTCGGAACATTCACATCATCAATGGGTCTCTGGGACCGCGTCAAAGAAAAGCGCAAGCAAGCCAAGCGCGACACGACACAAGACGACGAGATAAAAAAGCTCAAAGCCCAAGTCGAGCAAAACTCCCGCGCCCGCGACGAAGTCGAAGCTTCCTTCCAGCGCTCCGGCGCCTTGATCAACCGCGAATTCGAAGATGGCTACCAACGCTACGGGCAGGCTTTGCGATCGGGGGATGTCATCACTGAGAATAAATTGCAGGCGCAGGTTATTGCGCTGCAGCAGACTGTTATCAATGTCCTGCAGGATGCGGTTTATAATGGACGACAGCTTGATAGGGCTGATATGGCGAGATTGATAGCGGCGAGTGATGCGGCGAGGGAGGGATCTTTGGGGGCGTTGAGACAGCAAAGGGAGAGACTTATGGATCTGGAAGAACCTGCGCTGCCGAAAGCGTTGCCGCCGCCGAAACGGGCATCAACTGTTATTAAGGAGGATCCTCTTTACTGTCGCTACGCCCTCGATCTGCAATACATACCCGAACGACCCCTCGCATCGACATTTGCACCGAGGGGTGATTGTCTCTGTCCAGCGTGCGATGTCTTTTTAGACGTTGAGGCAGACGACGCATGGGCAATTGGAAAAACAGCCACGCGCGTTATCACAGAGCAGGGCGGCTATAAGCGCG
Coding sequences:
- a CDS encoding hypothetical protein (At least one base has a quality score < 10), with translation MNYANMIEEKNLKKTFIIATLCSTLVGTFTSSMGLWDRVKEKRKQAKRDTTQDDEIKKLKAQVEQNSRARDEVEASFQRSGALINREFEDGYQRYGQALRSGDVITENKLQAQVIALQQTVINVLQDAVYNGRQLDRADMARLIAASDAAREGSLGALRQQRERLMDLEEPALPKALPPPKRASTVIKEDPLYCRYALDLQYIPERPLASTFAPRGDCLCPACDVFLDVEADDAWAIGKTATRVITEQGGYKREIDEELEFHISPRFVVKCHTPEGEFACVLCSRFRDGDVLCPTADTLVNHIGREHTVAEMEREPDFDVRSLDLDKVRPVDLNKRIMPAKSVGSDRRSSSGRSVVSGRSGGRSVRAMSVDRRSVDRRSVY